A genomic segment from Candidatus Oleimmundimicrobium sp. encodes:
- a CDS encoding ATPase, T2SS/T4P/T4SS family, giving the protein MTWEHERIGDILVKNNVITSQQLTEALDAQKTSGKPLGETLVEIRATTEEEIAKALAKQKNLPVVSLDEYEINSHAVSLITERIARRHMALPIGYEEGKLVLAMANPLDIHAIDDLRVMTGYEIKPVVCTSSEINSAINKFLARSSSVEEAVEAAEGREAIKEETAKDIASDAPVVKLVNQIIGDAIGQGASDIHIEPQEKDFHVRFRVDGVLHEIMTVPKKVQASLISRFKIMSGMNIAEHRMPQDGRAAVSAGGKEVDLRVATLPTIYGENVTLRILDKSQACLELKDLGFSPDTLEEYKKAYSKAYGALLVTGPTGSGKSTTIYSTLNVINSPKKKIITVEDPVEYRLPGILQIQVNPSAGLSFAAGLRSILRCDPDIIMVGEIRDLETAKIAIESALTGHLMLSTLHTNDAPSALTRLIEMGLEPFLVSSSIDCVLAQRLARKLCKHCKEEYKLPEKTAKEIGLGNKEMSIYRAKGCKKCLDTGYKGRVGVYEVMPVSSSIAKLCVEKKSTEEIREVAIKEGMRTLREDGLEKVKQGITSLEEIMRVVV; this is encoded by the coding sequence GTGACTTGGGAACATGAGAGAATAGGCGATATTCTCGTAAAGAACAATGTAATTACATCCCAACAACTTACGGAGGCATTGGATGCCCAAAAAACAAGCGGCAAACCACTTGGTGAAACCTTAGTTGAAATTAGGGCAACTACTGAAGAAGAAATAGCAAAAGCTCTAGCAAAACAGAAAAATTTACCGGTGGTTAGTTTGGATGAGTATGAGATTAATTCTCACGCGGTTAGTCTTATTACCGAGAGAATTGCTCGCAGACATATGGCTTTGCCAATCGGTTACGAAGAGGGGAAGCTGGTTCTTGCAATGGCAAATCCTCTCGATATTCACGCCATTGATGACCTGAGGGTGATGACGGGATATGAAATAAAGCCTGTTGTTTGTACCAGCTCGGAGATTAATAGTGCGATTAATAAATTTTTGGCAAGAAGTTCTTCTGTGGAAGAAGCCGTTGAAGCGGCTGAGGGAAGGGAAGCAATTAAAGAAGAGACAGCAAAAGATATTGCTTCCGATGCTCCTGTTGTCAAGCTTGTCAATCAAATAATTGGGGATGCGATTGGGCAAGGAGCTAGTGATATTCATATTGAACCCCAGGAGAAAGATTTTCACGTTAGGTTTAGGGTAGATGGTGTTCTTCATGAAATTATGACGGTGCCCAAAAAAGTCCAAGCTAGTCTTATCTCACGTTTTAAAATAATGAGCGGGATGAACATCGCCGAACACAGGATGCCCCAGGATGGTCGAGCTGCTGTAAGCGCGGGAGGTAAAGAAGTTGATTTGCGGGTTGCAACATTGCCAACTATTTATGGGGAAAATGTAACTTTAAGAATTCTTGATAAGAGCCAAGCTTGTTTAGAACTTAAAGATTTGGGTTTTTCCCCTGATACGCTTGAAGAGTACAAGAAAGCTTATTCCAAAGCATACGGGGCCTTACTAGTTACAGGGCCAACTGGTTCAGGTAAGTCTACAACTATTTATTCTACATTGAATGTGATTAATTCCCCGAAAAAAAAGATAATTACAGTAGAGGACCCTGTAGAATATCGTTTGCCTGGGATACTCCAAATTCAGGTAAATCCTTCGGCAGGGCTTTCATTTGCTGCCGGATTAAGGTCTATTCTTAGATGTGACCCTGATATTATCATGGTGGGCGAAATAAGAGATTTAGAAACGGCTAAAATTGCTATTGAATCTGCTTTAACAGGGCACCTTATGCTTTCGACCCTTCATACAAACGATGCGCCTTCTGCTCTCACCAGGCTTATTGAGATGGGTCTTGAACCTTTTTTAGTTTCTTCCTCAATAGACTGTGTTTTGGCACAGCGGTTAGCGAGAAAGTTGTGCAAACATTGTAAAGAGGAGTATAAATTACCGGAAAAAACAGCTAAAGAGATAGGCTTAGGCAACAAAGAAATGAGTATTTATCGTGCGAAAGGATGTAAGAAATGTCTTGATACCGGCTACAAAGGAAGAGTAGGAGTATATGAAGTAATGCCTGTAAGTAGTAGTATAGCGAAACTTTGTGTTGAAAAAAAATCAACGGAAGAAATTCGTGAAGTTGCAATAAAAGAAGGTATGCGGACGTTAAGGGAAGATGGGTTAGAAAAAGTAAAACAGGGCATAACCTCCCTTGAGGAAATAATGAGAGTTGTGGTTTAA